The window CGAACTAGTGAAACCGTTTCGTGTACTGCCCGAGTGGCGTCTTGATGATTTGATGATCTCCTATTCAGTGCCTGAAGGTGGTGTTGGGCCTCATATTGATAACTATGATGTTTTTATCATACAAGGTATGGGACGCCGCCGCTGGCGTGTGGGCGATGCCCTACCGATGCGTCAGTTCTGCTCACATCCGGCATTATTACATGTCGACCCATTTGAACCGATTATTGACGTGGAAATGGCACCAGGAGATATTCTGTATATTCCGCCGGGATTCCCTCACGATGGTTTCACTTTCGAAGATACCATGAACTATTCTGTCGGCTTTCGCGGGCCGACTGGTCGTGATCTGCTGAGCAGTTTTGCAGACTATGCGCTAGAACAGGATTTGGGTGGCATAAATTATGGCGATCCTGACCTCACGGTGACTGAAAATACAGGTACCATGGAACCTCATGAGGTTGAACGTCTACGAGCCATGATGATTGAAATGATCAACAAGCCGGATGATTTTGAACAGTGGTTAGGCCGTTTTGCAACGACTCTACGTCATGAGCTGGATATTGCACCCTCAGATCCGCCATATCAACCGGAAGAAGTGCTAAGTGTGTTAAATGACGGTCAAAAACTGATCCGACTGAGCGGCTTGCGAGTGATGCGTATCAATGAGCACTTTTTTGTGAATTCGGAAGGCTGGATTACCACAGAAACAAAGGGTGCAGATGCATTGTGCCAGCTTACGGAAGTCGGCATCAATGAACTCGGTGAAGCACTGGAGAGCCCTGCTTTTATCGCGCAATTAACCGAATTTATCAATCAAGGATATTGGTATTTCGAAGAGTAAGTCGCACCTGCCCAACAAGATAAAACACCTGCTAATGGGTGTTTTGTCTCGGCTCATCTAGAAAAATATCTCTTTCAGATTTCAGAAATTTCTACAGGTAAAAAGAAAGAAAAACCCATTAACCAAGTTTATCCCTTCGGTCCTTGTGCTTTTGCCAGTTTTTAGGTTTTATCTGTTATCTAATAAAAGTCAAATAGGCTAGTTTTAGTCATTATCTTACTTAGTGGTACTAATGTTCGGAGTTAAAAATGACAGTTTCTACTCGGCTAGTCAGCGGCTTATTATTCGCAACACTTTTGGCTTCTCAACACGTGCGTGCTGATGCTGAAACTAAACTAAATAAAGATGTTAAGCTAAATCACGCAACCGTATTTTTACGTGGTGCTGAATTAGATAACACCGTGACACTGTCACTTAATAAGGGGGCGAACTCGGTCATCCTCACCAATATCGCAAGTAATATTGACCCGCGTACGCTATCGATTGATCTTGAACAGGATGATGTGGTTATTCGCTCCGTTAATATCCAAAATATAGCAACAGAAGCTAATTATCCAATGGCTATTGCTGAACTTTTGGATCAGAAAAAACAATTAAGCCAGCAGATAGAGACATTGAATATTGCAATTAAAGTCGGTGAAGAACAATTAAATTTATTGAAAGATCACCGCTTTTTTGGGGAAAATACAGCGAAAACCCTAGAAGAATCAGCCCAGAAATTAAATTTTATTCGTCAGCAGATGTCTAATATTTTACAAGAGCAACAAAAAAACCAGTTGGAATTAGTTGAACTACAAGAAAAAGCTACGTTATTGCAGGCAAAAATTGATGAAAAAATGCCCTCTTCAATTGGTGAACAGACCCAAATTGTCTTGTCTATCGATGCGCAAAAACCGGTGACAGCAGAGTTGCAAATTTCTTATTTAACACCTGATGCGGCTTGGTCTCCAAGTTACGATATCCGCAGCCTGAATTCGCAATCCCCTATTGTTTTAACGTACAAAGCGGACATAGTGCAAAATACAGGCATTGATTGGGATAAAGTTAATTTAACACTTTCAACGATTAACCCGTCTAAAAATATCACGCCTTCTGTCTTACAGCCTTGGCGCTTGTCCGTTTATGATAATAACGCTCAAATAACACGCCAGGCTCGAATGAAAATGCCAGCAGCGCCAATAGCAATGTATGAAGAAAGCAGTGTCAGTGAGAAAAAAACAATAAATTCAGGTGTTTCAGATTTTGTAACTACATCTAACAATGGTGTCAATTTAAATTACCAAATTGCCCTGCCTTACTCCCTGAAAAGCACGATCAAACCGAATTCGCTCACCATTAAACAACAAAATATTGATGTAAAATACAAATATACTGCCACGCCAAAATTGACTGAAGAAGTATTCTTACAAGCGAATGTTGAAGATTGGCAATCACTTAACTTATTGAATGGAAATGCTAATGTATATTACGGAAATACGTATGTAGGCAATTTTATAGTCAATGCCAATCAATTGGTTGACACATTGAGCGTTCCTTTTGGTGTTGATAAGAGTATTCAAGTCTCTCGTGAATCAAATGAAAAGATGAAGAAAAAACCGAGTTTTATGGGGTCGACTATTCAACAAACAGAAAGTTACTTGGTCAAAGTAAAAAACATGCATACGAAACCCATTGAATTGACTGTTTATGACCAAATTCCAGTGAGTGAGGACAGCGATATAAAAGTATCTGCAATAGAGGATAAAAATGCGGTTACCAATAAAAGCACTGGTGAAATAACATGGGATATTGCCTTAGAACCGAATGAAGAAAAGCAAATTTCATTTAGTTATTCGTTGAGCTACCCAAAAGATAAACAGATATTAGGGTTGTAACAATTTTTGTAGTTCTTTTTCGATGGCGTTAGAATAAACCCACACTGACACGACAATTATAACTATGAGGTTTCCATGATTATTTTAGTAACAGGTGCTTCTTCTGGTTTTGGTGAATCAATTGCCCGCAGATTTATCAAACATAATTACACCGTTATTGGAACAGGACGTAGAACTGAGCGTTTAGATGCTCTCCATCAAGAGTTAGGTGATAAATTTTACCCTTTAACATTGGATATCCAAGATAGAACAGCCATCCAAGATGCGATTGCAAGTTTACCTGCACACCTCAAACATATTGATATTTTAGTTAATAATGCCGGTTTGGCTTTAGGCTTAGAACCGGCGTTTGATGCCAATCCTGACGATTGGGATGTGATGATTAATACGAATACCAAAGGTTTAGTTAATATGACTTACGAGGTATTGCAAGTCATGGTTGCTAATAACCACGGTCATATTATTAATATTGGCTCAACTGCAGCGAGCTGGCCTTACAAAGGTGGTAATGTTTATGGTGCAACCAAAGCCTTTGTGAAACAATTTTCACTTGGCTTGCGTGCTGATTTACAAGGGAAAAAAATTCGAGTTACCGATATCGAGCCGGGCCTCGTTGGTGGTACAGAGTTCTCAAATATTCGCTTTAAAGGGGATGACGATAAAGCAGCTAGCACTTATCAAGGCGCAGATGCTCTGACCCCTGAAGATATTGCTGAAACAGTTTATTGGGTTGCTACTCTACCGGCTCACATGAATGTAAATACATTAGAATTGATGCCTGTTTGCCAAACTTTTGCTGGTTTAACCGTATATAAACAACTTTAATTTTTAGTACTATTCTATACAGACGTACTGATACACTTTTAGCTATACTGGGATTATCGGTCCTGTTTGGTAAGGAATTTACATGAATTCACATAAAATGTTGAAAACTGGCTTAACTGCAATATGTTTCTGTCTCCCTTTACTTTGGGCTACATCATCTTCCGCTGCACAATCAACGACATCATGTACTGCAGGCAGTACGTGTGTTTCAGTAGGTCAAGGTGATGACTCTCTTAATAAAGAGCAAGCGCGCCAAGAAAAGGAACAATGGGATGATACCCGTATGTTGCGCAAAAAGGTTAATACTCGTACCGAAAAAGAGTTTGATAAAGTAGATCAGGCTTTTGATGCAAAAGATAAATGCGAGAAAAGCCTCAATCTAAATGCTTACTGGGAACCGAGCACTAAACGTTGCCTTGACGTAAGTAATGGCCGTCCAATTAATAATCCATAACCTTATAGGTTGTTTTATGGAGCTGTTGATCAAGGAGAGAAGATGAAAAAGAAATTATTGTTACCCTTATTTGCACTGGTGCTAGCACCAGCTTTCGCGCAAGCTTCATGTGAAAGCGTAATTGAGGAAATCAAACAAAAGATTATCAATAATGGTGTTCCTGCAGATAACTTTAGTTTGGTTGCAGTGCCTAATGATGAAGTTGACGCGTCTAAAGGCCAAGTCGTCGGCCACTGCCAAAATGATTCTTATAAAATCATTTATACCCGTCATTAATTATAAGTTATAAGTAAAAAACAGGGCGCTACTCATGATGGCGCCCTATTTTTTGATTAATAACTTACTTAGTTCGTAACGTGCTTAGTTAGGAATGGTAATAAGTTCTTGTAGTTTATCTGTATTAAGGTAATGCCCTAACTCTCTTTCTTCTGGCCGCAATAAATACGGGATCTCCCCAATTAATGGTGCCTTAATATGATGTTGTAACCGTTCAATGATTTGTGCGTAGTGCGCCAATCCTGGATTGATGCGGTTTGCCATCCAACCAATTAATGGTAAGCCATCAGCTCGAATTGCATCCGCTGTTAGTAATGCGTGATTAACACAACCATGTTGAATGCCGACGACTAAGATCACACCAACAGGTTGACCTTTTAACCAGTCTGCATAAAAAGTATTGTCATCAAGTAGATAGCGCCATCCCCCATTACCCTCGATAACAACCATGTCACATTGATGATGTAAATGGTCTAGACCATGCTTTATTTTATTAAAATCAATGCTATTTTCATGGCTGTAATTGTCTGTAATACGCACAGGGTTAACTTCATCATAAGAAACAAGGTCTTTAGAAACACTGTGGATGAGTAATGCATCTTTATTTCTGATTCCTTCAGGGGTATCAATGCATTGATCTGCAATAGGCTTATAGCCCACTGCTTTAATTCCTTGGTTATTTAGTGCTTGCAAGATGGCAAGCGTCGATACTGTCTTCCCGACATCTGTATCTGTCCCGGTAACAAATAGATTGATCATGGTCTTTTTCTATCCTGAAGTGACAGACTTATACAGCAATAAGCTGCAAAAATGATATGGATTCAGTTTATTGGAATGGGTAAGTGAGAAGTTTGCGTTAGCTCAATTTTGTGTACGATAGTATAAATATTATCGAATTGTTTTAACCTTGTAATAGTTGTAGTAGCAGTGAACCATCATATAATGCTCTCTGTATTAATGATGTTTCACTCTCCTTTACTGTAAATAAAGATTTTTCTATCGATAAATTGGATGAATACAGAGGAACTGCGTATTTATTTATATGGTCATGTAAACATTTTAAAAACAGCTCAGAACCTTGATTCAAAGGTGAATTGACTAAAATTAACTCACTACCAAATAAATTCACCATCAGTGCTAATGGTTTAGCTAATTGCTGGGCAACTTGATTAATAAGGTAAACACAAAGTCTGTCGTTTAATGTTGCTCCAGCGCAAATTTTTTCAATTGAAATATCGTGTTGATGCAAAAAAGAATCAGGGTAGTTTATTAGGAAATTATTAGCTTGCCGCAATATTGCAGGAATGGACGTTTTTGTTTCTAAGCAATCGTTGCTACCGCAATAGCAAAAGTTATGTTGGTATGGCTCACATTGGGTATGGCCAAACAAAATAGGTCGACGGGTATTCGCATCTAAGGCTGTTCCATGGTTTAACACCATGACATTAATAACATCTTGTAGCTGTAAGTAAATGATGTTTTTTGCTTTTCTTTTCTCCTGATGAGAAAAGTGGTCCATTAACGCCAACGCATCGACTGGCGGATGTAAATAGGTGGGTAAACCCGTTTGCTTGGTAAGGTGTTCCGCAATGGCCAATTGATGGATTTTAAAAGAAGGATGCTGATAAATAACACCGGTATGGGGATCTAAAATACCATCAATAAGAATGCTAATGGCGGTGACTCTTTCTAATATGTTTTGATGACTAGCAAAAAATTGACTAATTAATTCAGAAAGTGAATCCATAAATTCGCTATTCCCTAGCGGTGTAAATGGATATTCTGTTTGCGCTAAGGTAACCGCATTAATTTCTTTCAGGGAAATGGTAAGTTTCTGCTCTTCAATACGGATCGCTAGAAATTGCCACCCTTCACTTTCAATCACTAGCCCTATCGCTGGGCGTCCACGTAAACCGAGTACAGGAAACTCTAATTCTTTGATTAAGTGGGCATCCATAAGCTCGCGTGTAATTTTAGTGATACTTGCAGGCGCAAGCTGTGCTTGTTTTGATAAGGCAATACGCGAAATTGGACCATGCTGATCAATGATACGATATACAATCCCCGTATTTAATTGTTTGATTTGGTCAATATGGCCTGTTTGATTCACCATGGTAATAATTCAATTCCTTTATAAAGCAATGAGTTATTATGCCTTAATCTGTGTATGAATGATTTCGTTTGCATTGAAAGTGTGAGCTTACTCACTTTTGTTGACCAACAATATTGGCCATCAAAAGATTTGTTAATTTTTTGGCGACAGCAGGTAATGCTCTACGCGTATTGTAGACTAACCAGACTTCAGATGAAGCATTAATATTTGTGAGTTTTAAGTATTTCACACCATCAATTTTCATACGTGTGAATGATTCTGTAATTACGGAAATTCCCATACCTGCGGCAACTAACCCCAAGATAGTCATTGCTTCCCCTGCTTCTTGAGAAATGGTCGGTACCACCCCTGCAGATGTTAACAATTGGTTTATTTCATCATATAACGCAGTACCGACATCACGTTCAAAGAAAATAAAAGGATAATCAGCAAGCTGTTGAATATCGACACCAACATCAATAAATTCTAACAATGGGTGCCCTTCATAGACAGCGACCATAAATGGCTCTTTAAATAATAGCTGGTAATCCAATTGTTCTGGTAACACCGTATTTCTCATAATGCCGAAATCAATTCGCCCCGTAATTAATGGTGCAATCTGTTGTTTCGTATTCATTTGGTGCATATGAATAGAAACCTCTGGGTATGTTTCCCGATATTGCCGTAAACTCATTGTGACCTTGTGCATAAACGGCGTAGTTGAAGTAAATCCAATGGATAACTCCCCAAGTTCGCCTTTTTCCATGCGAGCCGCTTTTGTCGCAGCTGCATCGACTTGCGCTAAAATTTGATACGCTTCTTTTAAAAACATCGTGCCTGCTGGCGTTAAGGCAACATTTCGGTTATTCCTTTCTAACAGTTTTGCATTAATTTTCTCTTCAAGTATTTGTATTTGTTGGCTTAACGGGGGCTGTGAAATATGTAAACGTTCAGCAGCCTTGCCAAAATGGAGCTCTTCAGCGACAGCAATAAAGTACCGCAGGTGCCTAAGTTCTATACTCATCGTTTTCTCGATATCATTGATATGTTTAAAATATCATTGTTAATGATTAATATATTAGACAAAAAAATAGAAAGTTTCTATTCTTTGATCGAAATCAAACGTGTTGGTATGACAAGGAATATACATGGAACACTCACAGAATAGTCTTACATCTGAGCAACCTAACGAAGGAATAAGGGCACCCCAGCAAGGAAATACCACACCAAAAAAACATTACATACAAAGAGATGATGCGCTGTATTTACGTGTGACTTTATCTTTTTTTACGGTGGGTTTTGCCACATTTGCATTACTGTATTTTGTGCAGCCAATTTTGCCTATGCTGTCAGAGGATTTTAATATTTCCCCTGCCACTGCAAGCTTGTCATTATCACTGAGTACTGGCTTGATGGCATTAGGTTTATTAATTACAGGGCCAATTTCAGATGCAATAGGTCGAAAAAATGTGATGGTGATTGCATTGACCTGTGCCGCATTATTTACGCTACTTAGTTCCGTCATGCAGAGTTGGCAAGGGATCTTAATTGCGAGAGCATTAGTTGGTTTGTCGCTAAGTGGTGTTGCCGCGGTTGCAATGACCTATTTAAGCGAAGAGATCCATCCAAGCTATGTTGCACTATCCATGGGCTTATATATTAGTGGTAATTCATTGGGTGGAATGAGTGGCCGTTTGGTGACGGGAGTGATCGCTGATTTTTATTCATGGCGTGTTGCCGTGGTAATTTTAGGTTCGTTAGCTTTGATCGCGGCTATTGGCTTTTGGCGCTTATTGCCCCCTTCTCAGCACTTTCGGGCGAGTTCTTTAAAACCTAAGAATCTGTGGGTTAATTTGCATCTACACTTTAGAGACAAAGGCTTACCTTTTCTATTTATTGAAGGCTTTGTTTTGATGGGGGGCTTTGTCACAATGTACAACTACATTGGATATCGCTTACTTGAAGCGCCTTACTCTTTTTCTCAGTCTACTGTCGGCTTGTTATCCGTTATTTATTTAACAGGGACTTACAGTGCGACTAAAACAGGAAGCCTAATTCACAAATATGGACTTGGACAAGTACTCATAGCGTCCATCTGTATGATGTTAGTTGGTATTTTAGTCACATTACATTCAAATGTTTGGTTAGTTTTACTTGGAATGACAATACTGACAACGGGTTTTTTTGCAGCACACTCTGTAGCTAGTAGCTGGGTGGGACGCAGAGCTAAACGAGCACGTGGCCAAGCGTCTTCCTTGTATTTATTTAGTTATTACGCAGGGTCAAGTATTGCAGGTACGGTTGGTGGCTTATTTTGGCAACACTTCGGTTGGAATGGAGTTGCTTTATTTATCGCTGGAATATTATTTATCGGCATTATCATTGCTTGCCGTTTGAAATCAATTTGTTATAACCAATAGGTTAGGAACTAATAAAGGTTAAGCTACCGCTCCTCCTCGTGATTAGTAGATGATGAAAATGTCTATTAATTACGAGGAAACTCAATGAAACCATTCTCACTAAAACTATTTTTATTTGCATCATTGCTCTTTTGTTGTAGTTCTTTTGTTTGGTCCCATGGCTATGTCGAATCCCCTGAAAGTCGCTCATATTACTGCAAACAAGGTATAAATACTCACTGTGGGCCAGTGCAATATGAGCCGCAATCGATTGAAGGCCAAAAAGGCTTCCCCCAATACGGCCCAGCTGATGGAAAAATTGCTAGCGCTGGTATTGGTGCTTTTTCTCCCTTAGACATACAAACTACGAACCGATGGAAACGGGTTATTTTAAATTCACCTAATGTTAAGTTTAAATGGCGCATCACGGCAAAACATAAAACGACAAAATGGGAATATTTCATAACTAAGCCTGACTGGCAGCCAAATGCCCTATTATCGCGTAATCAATTTACACTAACCCCATTTTGTAAATTTGAACGTGTAGAAACTCCAGGGGAAATTGTGGAACACAACTGTGTATTACCGAAAAATCAAAAAGGTTACCATGTAATCTTAGCCATTTGGACGATATATGATACACCAAATGCATTTTACCAAGTCATTGATACAGAAATAAATTAACGTAAAAGTAAAGTTATATACAAGAAAAGGACAAGTGTTAAAATACCCACTTGCCCTTTTAAGCTTCGTTTTATTATTGATAAGCTCGATAGTTAATGGTAATTATAATTATCACCCATTTGAATGTTGTAACTAAATGACTATAAAACAAGATTTGATTGATACGTTCAATGAATTGGAGTCACGGATAAACCAATTTAGCCTCTTGCTGCTGGAACAATCAAAACAGGTTCCATTTACAGCCCATGTATTTCAATTACCTTCAGTTATTAAAGGTGAGGAAAATAATGAAATAGAACAAATTTCAGTACATACACTAGCGGGTCATGATGCTGTGAGTGAAGCAATAAAGTTAATTAACTTATTATTTTTGCAGAATAAATCCGAAGAAATTAGCAATAAAGCCGCTATCCGCTTACCTGGCGTTATATGTATACAAACTCATTTGCAGACATATCGTGACTTTAATTCGTTAATATTAAAGATCAATGAGTTAAAGATGCATATAAAGGCAATTGTCACACAAGTGAATGAACCTCATCGATTCGACTTTATCCGTGACAGTTTACACGGACTGCTGACATTAAATACCTATCGTACCCTCACCTCATTGGTTGATATCGATACAGTTAATTTTGGCTGGGCGAATAAAAAAGTTATCAATAAAGTGACCAAAAATACAGTACTAGACCGTTTACAAGCAAGTATAGATAGTGGCCGTTGCCCTCTTCATTTACCTAAAGAACATTGGCTTTTACAACTGGAAAATGAAATTCGGTTAATTGATTCCCTACCTCATAATGCGGTTTTGAAAACTCAACGCCCTGTAAAAGTTCAGCCAATAGCTCGAGTGTGGGATAAAGAGCAACAGAAACAAACGCAGTTTGCCTGTGCAACACCTTTATTCGTTTTTGCGCTCGAAAAAACAGTAGCAGAAATTAAAATCGGTGAGCTCCCCGATTACCATGCAAATAACATTGCTATTCGTAATCGACCTAAAGCAAAACAGGTTGAATTATTAATTCCTCGATTAAATTTGTATATTGAACGCTAAAAAAACACCCATCTGTAAAACAGTATGGGTGTTATATAAAGCCAGTTTAATAAGCTAGCTTAAGATTTCATGCTGCCAACCATATCTTCTGGACGAACCCAATCATTGAACTGTTCTTCAGTTAAATAGTTTAGTTTCAGTGCAGATTCTTTCAGCGTCAGCCCTTCTTTGTGTGCTTTTTTAGCAATTTCTGCCGCTTTATCGTACCCGATGTGGGTATTTAAAGCAGTTACTAACATTAACGATTCATGAAGTAATTTCTCAATGCGCTCACGATTTGGTTCAATTCCAATCGCACAGTGCTCATTAAAGCTACGCATACCATCAGCTAACAAGCGAACAGATTGTAAGAAATTATCAATTAGCATTGGGCGGAATACATTCAGCTCAAAATTACCTGAAGCCCCACCAATGTTCACAGCAACATCGTTCCCCATCACTTGAGCACATAACATTGTCAATGCTTCACACTGTGTCGGGTTAACTTTACCTGGCATGATTGAACTGCCTGGCTCATTTTCTGGGATAGATATTTCACCAATACCGCAGCGAGGACCAGATGCTAACCACCTTACATCATTCGCAATTTTCATTAGAGAAGCGGCTAAACCTTTTAAAGCACCGTGTGCGTGCACAAGGCTATCACAAGTTGCTAATGCTTCAAATTTGTTCGGAGCTGTAATAAATGGCTGGCCGGTTAATTCTGCAATTTTTTTCGCAACACGAACGGCATACTCTGGATGAGTATTTAAACCGGTCCCTACTGCTGTACCACCTAACGCTAATTCACACACATGTGGAACTGCGTTTTCAATGTGTTTTTCACTATGCGCTAACATTGCAGCCCAACCAGAAATTTCTTGGCCTAGCGTCAGCGGAGTTGCATCTTGTAAGTGAGTACGACCGATTTTTACGATATCTTTAAATTCTTTCGCTTTTGCATCTAACGTTTGATGCAAAATTTTCAGTTCAGGGAGAAGATGTTCGCGGATTGCGACGACCGCAGCAACGTGCATTGCCGTTGGGAAAACATCATTTGAACTTTGACTTTTATTCACATCATCATTAGGGTGAATAAGACGATCGTTACCACGTTGGCCACCGAGAATTTCGCTACCACGGTTAGCTAAAACCTCGTTCATGTTCATGTTACTTTGTGTACCAGAACCTGTTTGCCAAATAGCAAGAGGAAATTCCGTTGGATGTTTACCAGCTAAAACTTCGTCAGCGGCAGCAATGATTGCATCGCCGCGCTCTTTAGCTAATAAT is drawn from Providencia huaxiensis and contains these coding sequences:
- the fumC gene encoding class II fumarate hydratase, whose translation is MAATRIEKDSMGPIEVPADQLWGAQTQRSLEHFRISVEKMPVALIHALAITKKAAASVNMDLGLLAKERGDAIIAAADEVLAGKHPTEFPLAIWQTGSGTQSNMNMNEVLANRGSEILGGQRGNDRLIHPNDDVNKSQSSNDVFPTAMHVAAVVAIREHLLPELKILHQTLDAKAKEFKDIVKIGRTHLQDATPLTLGQEISGWAAMLAHSEKHIENAVPHVCELALGGTAVGTGLNTHPEYAVRVAKKIAELTGQPFITAPNKFEALATCDSLVHAHGALKGLAASLMKIANDVRWLASGPRCGIGEISIPENEPGSSIMPGKVNPTQCEALTMLCAQVMGNDVAVNIGGASGNFELNVFRPMLIDNFLQSVRLLADGMRSFNEHCAIGIEPNRERIEKLLHESLMLVTALNTHIGYDKAAEIAKKAHKEGLTLKESALKLNYLTEEQFNDWVRPEDMVGSMKS